One Actinomycetota bacterium genomic window carries:
- a CDS encoding HAD hydrolase-like protein yields the protein MGRLAGVETVLLDLDGTLYEGSRVVPGAPEAVGRLRALGLTLRFCTNTDSVAPAALAERLAGRGFEVGEDELVTPVQVAARLLAAARDARVVAVAADGVRALLGDLLAGPGQAATHVLVADPSYGATYGDLDAAFQAVRGGAELLATQVNRIAVRDDGEHLDTGGWVRLLEYATGKTARVLGKPSPDFFTAPLDALGRGPGTALVVGDDLAADIGGGRAVGAATVLVRTGKGDRPQPGAGAEPDAVVDSVADLPGLLQG from the coding sequence ATGGGACGGCTGGCCGGTGTCGAGACCGTGCTGCTGGACCTGGACGGGACCCTGTACGAGGGCAGCCGGGTCGTTCCCGGGGCGCCCGAGGCCGTGGGGCGGCTGCGGGCGCTGGGGCTGACGCTGCGGTTCTGCACCAACACCGACTCGGTCGCCCCGGCCGCGCTGGCCGAGCGCCTGGCCGGGCGCGGCTTCGAGGTCGGAGAGGACGAGCTGGTCACCCCGGTCCAGGTGGCGGCCCGGCTGCTGGCCGCGGCCCGGGACGCGCGGGTGGTGGCCGTGGCCGCCGACGGGGTACGGGCGCTGCTGGGCGACCTCCTGGCCGGGCCGGGCCAGGCGGCGACCCATGTGCTGGTCGCCGACCCCAGCTACGGGGCGACCTACGGCGACCTGGACGCCGCCTTCCAGGCCGTCCGGGGTGGGGCGGAGCTGCTGGCCACCCAGGTCAACCGCATCGCCGTGCGCGACGACGGCGAGCACCTGGACACCGGCGGCTGGGTCCGGCTGCTGGAGTACGCCACCGGGAAGACGGCCCGGGTGCTGGGCAAGCCGTCGCCGGACTTCTTCACCGCGCCGCTGGACGCGCTCGGCCGCGGGCCCGGCACCGCCCTGGTCGTCGGCGACGACCTGGCCGCCGACATCGGTGGCGGGCGGGCCGTCGGCGCGGCCACGGTGCTGGTCCGCACGGGCAAGGGCGACCGCCCCCAGCCGGGCGCCGGGGCCGAGCCGGACGCGGTCGTCGACAGCGTCGCCGATCTGCCCGGGCTGCTCCAGGGGTGA
- a CDS encoding geranylgeranyl reductase family protein, whose protein sequence is MSDPYDALVIGGGPGGSATAFHLARGGARVLLCEKQRYPRDKVCGDGLTPRAVRALDHMGLRDEYQSWSRSAGLKVHGGGHVIELPWPELEDFPSFGLARPRGDLDQLLARTASKAGADLWEATDVVEPLVENGLVRGAVVRREGEDPVDVRAEVVVAADGASSRFAQALGLVRDEHRPIGVAIRQYYRSERDTDPWIDSYLELWKGDHLLPGYGWVFPLADGTVNVGCGLLNTSEGFRNTNYRDLLKGWLPTVGPEWGFTLEDAVAKPRSASLPMGASRHPPLYRGVLFVGDAAGLVNPFNGEGIDYAMESGRLAAEVGLEVLESGDRTRLAAYRTALERGFGSYFTLGRVFVRAIGHPAVMKACARYGLPRPTLMKLVLKLMANLYEPARGDVTDRIARALVRLAPSRGGS, encoded by the coding sequence GTGAGCGACCCCTACGACGCGCTGGTCATCGGTGGTGGGCCGGGGGGGTCGGCGACCGCGTTCCATCTGGCCAGGGGCGGCGCCCGGGTGCTGCTGTGCGAGAAGCAGCGGTACCCGCGCGACAAGGTGTGCGGGGACGGGCTGACGCCCCGGGCCGTTCGGGCCCTCGACCATATGGGGCTGCGCGACGAGTACCAGAGCTGGTCGCGGAGCGCCGGGCTCAAGGTCCACGGCGGCGGCCACGTGATCGAGCTGCCCTGGCCGGAGCTGGAGGACTTCCCGTCGTTCGGGCTGGCCCGGCCCCGCGGCGACCTCGACCAGCTGCTGGCCCGCACCGCCTCCAAGGCCGGGGCCGACCTGTGGGAGGCCACCGACGTGGTCGAGCCGCTGGTGGAGAACGGCCTGGTCCGGGGGGCGGTGGTGCGCCGCGAGGGCGAGGACCCGGTCGACGTCCGGGCCGAGGTGGTGGTGGCCGCCGACGGCGCCTCCAGCCGCTTCGCCCAGGCCCTCGGCCTGGTCCGGGACGAGCACCGGCCCATCGGGGTGGCCATCCGCCAGTACTACCGGTCCGAACGCGACACCGACCCCTGGATCGACTCCTACCTGGAGCTGTGGAAGGGCGACCACCTGCTGCCCGGCTACGGCTGGGTGTTCCCCCTGGCCGACGGGACCGTCAACGTCGGCTGCGGGCTGCTCAACACCTCCGAGGGCTTCCGCAACACCAACTACAGGGACCTGCTCAAGGGGTGGCTGCCGACGGTCGGGCCCGAGTGGGGGTTCACCCTGGAGGACGCCGTGGCCAAGCCGCGCTCGGCGTCCCTGCCCATGGGGGCCAGCCGCCACCCTCCCCTGTACCGGGGCGTGCTGTTCGTGGGGGACGCAGCCGGGCTGGTCAACCCGTTCAACGGCGAGGGCATCGACTACGCCATGGAGTCGGGCCGGCTGGCCGCCGAGGTCGGCCTTGAGGTGCTGGAGAGCGGCGACCGCACCCGGCTGGCCGCCTACCGGACGGCGCTGGAGCGCGGGTTCGGCTCCTACTTCACCCTCGGCCGGGTGTTCGTCCGGGCCATCGGCCACCCCGCGGTGATGAAGGCCTGCGCCAGGTACGGGCTGCCCCGCCCGACCCTGATGAAGCTGGTCCTGAAGCTGATGGCCAACCTGTACGAGCCGGCCAGGGGCGACGTCACCGACCGGATCGCGCGGGCCCTGGTCCGACTGGCTCCTTCGAGGGGAGGGTCGTGA
- a CDS encoding NADH-quinone oxidoreductase subunit A, with protein MNLGAFAPILAMLVLASAFAVLSIVVSAFLAPHRPTRAKYSAYESGIEPGLLPRGERYPVKFYLTAMLFVVFDVEVIFLYPWAVVFRQLGLFGLVQMGIFVGLILVAYIYDWKRGGLEWD; from the coding sequence GTGAACCTCGGTGCCTTCGCTCCCATCCTGGCCATGCTCGTGCTGGCCAGCGCGTTCGCGGTCCTGTCGATCGTCGTGTCGGCGTTCCTGGCCCCCCACCGGCCGACCCGGGCCAAGTACTCGGCCTACGAGTCCGGCATCGAGCCGGGGCTGCTGCCGCGGGGCGAGCGCTACCCGGTCAAGTTCTACCTGACCGCGATGCTGTTCGTGGTCTTCGACGTCGAGGTGATCTTCCTCTACCCGTGGGCGGTCGTGTTCCGCCAGCTCGGCCTCTTCGGACTGGTCCAGATGGGCATCTTCGTCGGACTGATCCTGGTGGCCTACATCTACGACTGGAAGCGCGGCGGATTGGAGTGGGACTGA